Within Candidatus Marinarcus aquaticus, the genomic segment TGCTAACTTCAACAAACAAAACATTATCTCGCAAGCGGGTGCTTATGCAATTGCACAATCTAACGCTGCACAACAAAATGTATTGAGATTATTACAATAGTAATAATCGGTAAAATAGTAACCCTTTGGGTTGCTATGTTGTACATTTCTGTGAAAACGTTCTTAGATTACTTCAATAACGAAGTAATCTAGTCTGAGCAAATTTATTTGCGTAGAATGTTTCTGTGAAAATGTATTGAGACTTTTACAATAAGTCGTTAAAGCAGTAGCATCGCTACTGCTATGTAGGGGTCAAGGGATTCCGAGAAGATAAACTCTTAGAGTTTAAGCTTCATGCTTGCCTTAAACAAGAATGTTCCTGGAAACGTATTAAGACTCTTAAGTCCTTAAAGCAGTAGCTTAAAGCTACTGCTTAATACGTTATACCTTAGTTTATCGTACTTTTCATATAATTATTTAAATCATTCACGGCTGTATGATACTGCTCTAACCATACTTTTGCAATTTGATTTACTCTCTTTTTTTCATCTTTTACTTTTGGATCATTAAAGGCATAATCAATATAAGGATTAAACATGGAAAAAAACAAAGATGTGATGGCGCTTAATGTTTGATTTTTAAATTCTGCTTTAATATCCAGCACATGTCTAAATAAAGAGATAAAATCTTCTCTGAACTCTTCATAATGGGCATACTCTTTTTGACTGCATTGCTTGATTTCCAACAAAAGTTCATCTTGTGCTTTTGTTATTTCTTTTAAAAAGAGTCTATCTTCTTTTGAAATCTCTTTGATACAAATTTCATCAATACACGCATGTAATTGCTTTATAAAAGTGAGTTGATCATTTTTAAAGATCTGAAATTCTGTACTTTGAATACTTTCGATGGTTGTGGGAATGGTGTTATTAATATATGCCCCATGATGACATAAGTTATAAACATTTTGCCAAGAGTGTTTGCTCATTTTATTGTAATCCATCAAGGAGGTATTTAAAACTCTGGTTGTATAGACTTCATCAAGCATATTGCCTCTGACTTTAACCAATTCATTGGTCAAACTAAAACTGTTTGTTTTTTCACTTGAAATAAGATTATTCAGATCATACTCTTTTGATTTGCTACTGGCACTTGAACTGTGAGAACTCCCTTTTGTTTGATGAACGGCTAAATCTGTTCCTAATAAGTAAAGCTCTTTTACTCCTAAATCTAAAAGAATCTTGTAACCCATTTCTCCAACACTGTGTCCTCTAAGAGGCAAACTATTTTTTGAAAACGTAATCATGGTTTCATACAAATATATATTTTCATGATTAAATCTTTCCAGTATTCTCTGATCGGTGAAAGAAGAGGCAAAAATAATACAATCTTGAATTTTTTTACAGCTGTCTTCATCAAATTGTAATTTATTTAAGATCTCATAATTCGCATCCAGAGTAATAATCACATCAGGAAGAATATCTTCATTTAGAAGTTTTTTATAGGCTGCTCCAATGGTTACAATCACAAATCTGTTTTTATTCTCTTTTAACCAATCAATGTTATCTTCTAAAGATGGGCCTGCACAAACATACAGCACTGGTTTATTTTCAAAGATATTCAACGGTTTTTTCAATGGCAAATGTAAAAATTTATAATGGTTCAATCTTTTTGAAAAATGTTTTGCAACACAATAAAGCATCATGTTATAACCAAAAAGAGTTGGCTTTGCTGGAATCATCGCATTCATGACACTTTCAAAAGATTGCCCCACATTAAAATCTGTGGTATGAAATTTAATGGTATGGTTTTCCCATGTATTCAACTTATAATAATCATATAACTTACTCTCAAAAACATGCGCTTCATCCATAACAGAGAAGAATACATTGGCATTATGTGCCAATAAAGTTGTGTAATCCAATACAAATAACGAGAGTCTGAATATCTCTAAATTGGGTTCATGTACAAAATAGTGTTTGGATTTGATTTTATTAACAATGCTGGGAATGTGTCGTCCCAAAAGAGTTCCAATAA encodes:
- a CDS encoding 6-hydroxymethylpterin diphosphokinase MptE-like protein is translated as MTTADAQQQLQEVLVNTYISNLSFLRDTDPSLYEKVISFSTMIEQNIYKERYHLEFLQDQGEFDIYDEKTNSYVYSKKPKQVNRNYINSIEFNKKGSISVFEPVLYEKQPDVYKLKINKEDIQDYRLGLLKLHQDMKPYLEILNADIQDKKKKYKYMDKFMFIGTLLGRHIPSIVNKIKSKHYFVHEPNLEIFRLSLFVLDYTTLLAHNANVFFSVMDEAHVFESKLYDYYKLNTWENHTIKFHTTDFNVGQSFESVMNAMIPAKPTLFGYNMMLYCVAKHFSKRLNHYKFLHLPLKKPLNIFENKPVLYVCAGPSLEDNIDWLKENKNRFVIVTIGAAYKKLLNEDILPDVIITLDANYEILNKLQFDEDSCKKIQDCIIFASSFTDQRILERFNHENIYLYETMITFSKNSLPLRGHSVGEMGYKILLDLGVKELYLLGTDLAVHQTKGSSHSSSASSKSKEYDLNNLISSEKTNSFSLTNELVKVRGNMLDEVYTTRVLNTSLMDYNKMSKHSWQNVYNLCHHGAYINNTIPTTIESIQSTEFQIFKNDQLTFIKQLHACIDEICIKEISKEDRLFLKEITKAQDELLLEIKQCSQKEYAHYEEFREDFISLFRHVLDIKAEFKNQTLSAITSLFFSMFNPYIDYAFNDPKVKDEKKRVNQIAKVWLEQYHTAVNDLNNYMKSTIN